A single window of Vitreimonas flagellata DNA harbors:
- a CDS encoding YjbE family putative metal transport protein (Members of this highly hydrophobic protein family,regularly are found preceded by the yybP-ykoY manganese riboswitch (see RF00080). A metal cation transport function is proposed.), whose protein sequence is MVFDASDLAALFQVILIDLALAGDNAVAVGLAAAALPHEQQRRAIFWGVVLALVLRIIFAGITIQLLAIPGLLFVGGLLLFWVAWRMWSDLKAHEPVMVGDPVAGEHVAEAVASGGKAPKTFGSALLTIIIADVSMSLDNVLAVAAVSKHSPYVMAFGLILSVVLMGVAASVIARIINKHRWIAVLGIVIIVFAGTRMVWEDGHNFFPAFIPAIPSFLGGGH, encoded by the coding sequence GTGGTTTTCGACGCATCCGATCTCGCGGCGCTGTTTCAAGTCATCCTGATCGATCTGGCCCTGGCAGGCGACAACGCCGTGGCCGTTGGCCTCGCGGCCGCCGCGCTCCCACACGAACAACAGCGCCGCGCGATCTTTTGGGGTGTCGTTCTGGCGCTGGTGCTGCGCATCATCTTCGCTGGCATTACGATTCAGCTCTTGGCCATCCCGGGCCTGCTCTTCGTCGGCGGCTTGCTGCTGTTCTGGGTGGCTTGGCGCATGTGGTCGGACCTGAAGGCGCACGAGCCCGTTATGGTCGGCGATCCGGTGGCCGGTGAGCATGTCGCCGAAGCGGTGGCGTCAGGCGGCAAGGCGCCGAAAACGTTCGGCAGCGCGCTGCTCACGATCATCATCGCCGACGTTTCGATGTCGCTCGACAACGTGCTCGCGGTCGCTGCTGTCTCGAAGCACAGCCCTTACGTGATGGCGTTCGGCTTGATCCTCTCCGTCGTGCTGATGGGTGTTGCGGCTTCAGTGATCGCGCGCATCATCAACAAGCATCGCTGGATCGCCGTGCTCGGCATCGTGATCATCGTCTTCGCCGGCACGCGCATGGTTTGGGAAGACGGGCATAATTTCTTCCCCGCGTTCATCCCCGCGATCCCGAGCTTCCTCGGCGGCGGTCACTGA
- a CDS encoding toll/interleukin-1 receptor domain-containing protein, which yields MADVFISYASEDRNRVRPLAEALQSRGFNVWWDRSLAAGQDYTAVIEKELKSAKAVIVVWTQSSSASTFVRDEAGRARDEGRLVPVLLDPVQLPLGFGAFQAEDFTRWNGGANAPQMQLLEEVLKAKLSGRDVDGSAIERRRRKLGARIRLVSVLTVIALVIGIAVGGRYLISPPEPEVTQADLRAELLRLLAEGQLTPEQAIQLAQILESGALGETQSAALSEESPASAPSAGAETRTADGGVELASVSEAEFDATARETYRQAFLAVARHPDAQVRLAAAQMSQPQTQAAAMQTLWNYAQNNPDDPLRDEIFLLCGSVGEANDNPLGQRALEIATNLNPRNTDVWRMLSRSYSRLNRGAEAAAAVQVSEAVVAANEGRTAEAEQQLQTAAQNLEAPAVRAQVVSELGAIASERGDWTSASARFAQAYTLREQVADAAPENAPAQQVIQADAQQLVIALDRSGRTREACERLRQAQQEHDVAAPDQEILDRCQAEFRTQLRSDVQLAPTLRVRPEVIQRQRVVTPTPAPTP from the coding sequence ATGGCGGATGTCTTCATTTCCTACGCGAGCGAAGACCGCAATCGGGTCCGCCCGCTGGCGGAAGCGCTGCAATCGCGCGGCTTCAATGTGTGGTGGGATCGCTCGCTCGCGGCGGGCCAGGACTACACCGCCGTTATCGAAAAGGAATTGAAGAGCGCAAAGGCCGTCATCGTCGTCTGGACGCAATCGTCTTCGGCTTCGACCTTCGTGCGCGATGAAGCCGGCCGCGCGCGGGATGAAGGCCGCCTCGTTCCCGTGCTTCTCGATCCAGTGCAATTGCCGCTCGGCTTCGGCGCGTTTCAAGCGGAAGATTTCACGCGCTGGAATGGCGGCGCCAACGCACCGCAGATGCAGCTATTGGAGGAGGTGCTGAAGGCGAAGCTGTCGGGCCGCGATGTCGACGGCAGCGCCATCGAACGTCGCCGCCGCAAACTCGGCGCGCGCATTCGGCTTGTTTCCGTGCTCACCGTGATTGCGCTGGTGATCGGTATCGCCGTCGGCGGCCGCTACCTTATCAGCCCGCCCGAACCTGAAGTGACCCAAGCCGATCTACGCGCCGAATTGCTGCGCTTGTTGGCCGAAGGTCAACTCACGCCGGAGCAGGCGATCCAACTCGCGCAAATTCTGGAATCCGGCGCGCTTGGCGAAACGCAAAGCGCTGCGCTAAGCGAGGAATCCCCGGCGTCGGCGCCGTCAGCCGGCGCGGAAACGCGCACGGCGGATGGTGGAGTGGAACTCGCCTCCGTGTCTGAAGCCGAGTTCGACGCCACCGCACGCGAGACCTATCGCCAAGCGTTCCTTGCCGTCGCGCGCCACCCCGACGCGCAAGTGCGTCTGGCCGCCGCGCAAATGTCGCAACCGCAAACGCAAGCCGCGGCGATGCAAACGCTATGGAATTACGCGCAGAACAATCCGGACGATCCGCTGCGTGACGAAATCTTCCTGCTGTGCGGTTCGGTCGGCGAGGCCAACGACAACCCGCTCGGCCAGCGCGCGCTGGAGATTGCCACCAACCTCAATCCGCGCAACACGGATGTCTGGCGCATGCTGTCGCGTTCCTACAGCCGCTTGAATCGCGGCGCGGAAGCCGCGGCTGCGGTGCAAGTGTCGGAAGCTGTGGTCGCCGCGAACGAGGGCCGCACGGCGGAGGCCGAGCAACAATTGCAAACGGCGGCGCAAAATCTCGAAGCGCCGGCCGTGCGTGCGCAGGTCGTCTCAGAACTTGGCGCGATCGCGAGCGAACGCGGTGATTGGACGTCTGCCAGCGCGCGCTTCGCGCAAGCTTACACGCTGCGTGAACAAGTGGCCGACGCCGCGCCCGAGAATGCGCCGGCGCAGCAAGTAATCCAGGCGGACGCGCAACAGCTCGTTATCGCGCTCGATCGCTCTGGCCGGACGCGTGAAGCATGCGAACGCTTGCGCCAAGCGCAGCAGGAGCACGATGTGGCCGCACCCGATCAGGAAATCCTCGATCGTTGCCAGGCGGAATTCCGCACGCAGCTGCGGTCGGACGTGCAACTGGCGCCGACACTGCGCGTGCGCCCGGAGGTGATCCAGCGCCAACGTGTGGTCACGCCAACGCCCGCGCCGACGCCGTAA
- a CDS encoding Glu/Leu/Phe/Val dehydrogenase family protein gives MMNWKSHPSYDGHEDVVFVGDEGLGFAGIVAIHSTVLGPSGGGVRVWTYPREEDALTDALRLSRGMTYKNAMAELPMGGGKTVIYKMGPDRGACFEKFGEQVQAIGGRYVAAEDVGATVSDMRAIARKTSYVSGIPKEGGQAGGDPSPWTSLGVFLSIKTLLGGAVQGRTIAVQGTGAVGLGLCKLLADEGAKLLVADVNATNLDRAKALGAEVVAVDRIHAAKADLFAPCALGAGLNTTTIPGLGAPIICGAANNQLATEEDGARLQARGIVYAPDYVVNAGGIISVSAEYIGETEAAVDARVRAIAPRLMKVLETAKAEGLTPHQAADRIVRERLAAAQRA, from the coding sequence ATGATGAACTGGAAATCGCACCCGTCTTACGATGGGCATGAAGACGTCGTGTTCGTAGGTGACGAAGGCTTGGGCTTCGCCGGCATTGTCGCGATCCATTCAACCGTGCTTGGCCCGTCAGGCGGGGGCGTGCGCGTGTGGACCTATCCGCGCGAAGAAGATGCGCTGACCGACGCGCTCCGCCTCTCGCGCGGCATGACCTACAAGAACGCGATGGCCGAGCTGCCGATGGGCGGCGGCAAAACCGTGATCTACAAAATGGGTCCGGATCGTGGGGCCTGCTTCGAGAAGTTTGGCGAGCAAGTGCAGGCGATCGGCGGGCGCTATGTGGCCGCGGAAGATGTCGGCGCCACGGTGAGCGATATGCGCGCGATCGCGCGCAAGACTTCGTACGTCTCGGGTATTCCGAAGGAAGGCGGCCAAGCCGGCGGCGATCCCAGCCCATGGACGTCGCTCGGCGTGTTCTTGTCGATTAAGACGCTGTTGGGCGGAGCGGTGCAGGGCCGCACGATTGCTGTGCAGGGTACGGGCGCTGTGGGCCTCGGGCTTTGCAAGCTGCTTGCGGACGAAGGCGCGAAGCTGCTTGTGGCGGACGTGAACGCGACGAATCTTGATCGCGCGAAAGCGCTTGGCGCGGAAGTCGTCGCCGTGGATCGCATCCATGCAGCGAAGGCTGATCTGTTCGCGCCGTGCGCATTGGGCGCTGGGCTTAACACCACGACGATCCCGGGACTGGGCGCGCCGATCATTTGCGGCGCGGCAAACAATCAGCTCGCCACGGAAGAGGATGGCGCACGTTTGCAAGCGCGCGGCATCGTCTATGCGCCGGATTACGTCGTGAACGCAGGCGGCATCATCAGCGTCAGCGCCGAATATATCGGCGAGACGGAAGCCGCCGTCGATGCGCGCGTGCGCGCCATCGCGCCGCGTCTGATGAAGGTGTTGGAGACCGCGAAGGCCGAAGGGCTGACGCCGCACCAAGCCGCTGACCGTATCGTACGCGAGCGGCTCGCCGCTGCGCAAAGAGCTTGA
- a CDS encoding dihydrolipoamide acetyltransferase family protein, translating to MGQYVFKLPDVGEGTAEAEIVAWHVRVGDMVKEDAPLVDVMTDKATVEMTAPVSGKIVEINGEPGDMAAVGSAIVVFETDAANSSPASGGGAERSEAERASPPAVSAAPPQSLRDSSPVNGGAVSNAAPQAAASEPKPRIKAPAGAVWSEEAVQAAMGAKPSAPTASTPVGKSPQPAPKPAQAVARPEPREPSVREWGNVLASPAVRARAQKLGVDLGQIRGTGPDGRVTHEDLDAVLVPATGARGGASSALAVKNGVEPVKVIGLRRKIAEKMQDAKRRIPHFAYVEEADLTELEELRAHLNATKRNDQPKLTMLPFLMRALVLALPDFPQINARYDDEQGVVYRHDNVDIGIATQTDNGLIVPVVRHAEARDVWDSATEVSRLAAAVRNNSAGKDELSGSTITITSLGALGGIVTTPVINHPEVAIIGVNKLVERPVVKNGQIVVRKMMNLSSSFDHRVVDGYDAAAFIQRVKGLLEHPAALFIER from the coding sequence ATGGGCCAGTACGTATTCAAGCTGCCGGACGTGGGCGAAGGCACGGCTGAGGCCGAGATCGTCGCGTGGCACGTGCGCGTGGGCGACATGGTCAAGGAAGACGCGCCGCTCGTAGATGTGATGACGGACAAGGCGACGGTGGAGATGACCGCGCCTGTGAGCGGCAAAATCGTCGAGATCAATGGCGAGCCGGGTGACATGGCCGCTGTTGGTTCGGCGATCGTGGTGTTCGAAACGGATGCTGCAAACTCCTCCCCCGCGAGCGGGGGAGGAGCTGAGCGAAGCGAAGCGGAGAGGGCAAGTCCGCCTGCCGTCAGCGCAGCGCCCCCTCAGTCGCTTCGCGACAGCTCCCCCGTAAACGGGGGAGCAGTTAGCAACGCAGCGCCCCAAGCTGCGGCGAGCGAACCCAAGCCGCGCATCAAGGCGCCGGCGGGCGCTGTGTGGAGTGAAGAAGCGGTGCAAGCGGCGATGGGCGCGAAGCCCTCGGCGCCGACGGCGTCCACGCCGGTCGGCAAATCGCCGCAACCAGCGCCGAAGCCCGCGCAAGCCGTCGCGCGGCCAGAGCCGCGCGAGCCGTCGGTGCGCGAGTGGGGCAACGTGCTGGCGTCGCCAGCGGTGCGTGCGCGCGCGCAGAAGCTTGGCGTCGATCTCGGCCAAATTCGCGGCACGGGTCCGGATGGTCGCGTGACGCATGAAGATCTGGACGCGGTGCTTGTGCCGGCGACTGGCGCGCGCGGCGGCGCATCGTCGGCGCTTGCCGTGAAGAATGGCGTTGAGCCTGTGAAGGTCATCGGCCTTCGCCGCAAGATCGCAGAGAAGATGCAGGACGCCAAGCGCCGCATTCCGCACTTTGCCTACGTCGAAGAAGCCGACCTCACCGAGCTCGAAGAGCTTCGCGCGCATTTGAACGCGACCAAGCGCAACGATCAGCCGAAGCTGACCATGCTGCCGTTCCTGATGCGCGCGCTTGTGCTGGCATTGCCGGATTTCCCGCAGATCAACGCGCGTTACGATGACGAGCAGGGCGTGGTCTATCGCCACGACAATGTCGACATCGGCATCGCCACGCAGACCGATAACGGCCTGATCGTGCCGGTCGTGCGTCACGCGGAAGCGCGCGACGTCTGGGATTCTGCGACAGAGGTTTCGCGTCTCGCGGCGGCCGTGCGCAACAACAGCGCCGGCAAGGACGAACTCTCCGGTTCGACCATCACCATCACCTCGCTCGGCGCGCTGGGCGGCATCGTCACGACGCCGGTGATCAATCACCCGGAAGTCGCGATCATCGGCGTGAACAAGCTGGTGGAGCGTCCGGTGGTGAAGAACGGCCAGATCGTCGTCCGCAAGATGATGAATTTGAGCTCGTCCTTCGATCACCGCGTGGTCGACGGCTATGACGCCGCCGCCTTCATCCAACGCGTAAAGGGCCTGCTGGAGCACCCTGCGGCGCTGTTCATCGAGCGCTAA
- the rsmD gene encoding 16S rRNA (guanine(966)-N(2))-methyltransferase RsmD, protein MRIVGGQFKGRAIEAPGGRDTRPTGDRAREAVFNILAHADWSPGVDGRRVLDLFAGSGALGLEAMSRGAAFALFVENEAGARGAIRDNIEALGLFGATRIHRRDATDLGAKPAGLGDPFDLVFLDPPYHKGLGERTLAKLGEGGWISADALIVFECASDEAPVLPGYEILDEREYGAAKVLFLKRA, encoded by the coding sequence ATGCGCATCGTCGGGGGACAATTCAAAGGCCGCGCCATCGAAGCGCCCGGCGGCCGCGACACACGGCCGACCGGCGACCGTGCGCGGGAGGCTGTTTTCAACATCTTGGCCCATGCGGACTGGTCGCCCGGCGTCGACGGCCGGCGGGTGCTTGATCTATTTGCCGGCTCCGGTGCGCTTGGCCTTGAAGCGATGTCGCGCGGGGCTGCGTTTGCGCTCTTCGTGGAAAACGAAGCTGGCGCCCGCGGCGCGATCCGCGACAACATCGAAGCCCTCGGCCTCTTCGGCGCGACGCGCATCCATCGCCGCGACGCCACCGATCTGGGCGCCAAGCCCGCAGGCCTCGGCGATCCGTTCGATCTCGTCTTCCTGGATCCGCCCTACCACAAGGGTTTAGGTGAACGGACGTTGGCGAAACTCGGCGAAGGCGGCTGGATCAGCGCCGATGCGCTGATCGTGTTTGAGTGCGCGTCGGACGAGGCGCCAGTGTTGCCGGGCTACGAGATTCTGGACGAGCGCGAGTATGGCGCGGCGAAGGTGCTGTTTTTAAAGCGCGCTTAA
- a CDS encoding DUF885 domain-containing protein, with protein sequence MISNRRRVITALGATMLAPLAAAPAWAQSRGRADRAFEALGRRWLDRSLRLSPINATTTGDHRFDHLVDDVSAAGRAASLRFARETLTALEAIDASQLSRANQVDALILGNSLRAQIWQTETWQNWAWNPLGYQGLAGGALYGLMAREFAPLPQRLESATARMERLPDLLAQARNALQPARVPAPHAATYAAQNPGLKSIVSGMIEPHKGVLNARKRARLEAAIATFNAAVDEHQAWIVGTLVPAAQAEFRAGAEIFDTQLRFTLQSDLTRAEIRRRADAAVISVREEMYRVSKLALAGRADAPATPDAPTPEQQQAAIRAALDLAAADRPARDRVVPIATEGVEEARRFVVERDLITVPAEPVRVIDMPEFQRGVAVAYCDSPGPLEQHLDTFYAVSPIPDDWTEEQSTSFLREYNTRQLLDVSVHEAMPGHYTQIWHSNRYPSTLRAVLGSGSFVEGWAVYAEELMVEEGFRRDDPLFRLSQLKMQLRSIANAIIDQAIHVDGMSQDEMMHFLTHTAFQEEREAAGKWRRAQLSVTQLSTYFVGFQEHLETRAAARVAWGDQFNLKRYHDGVLSFGSPPCRFARQLLLDEPIQ encoded by the coding sequence ATGATCTCAAATCGTCGCCGGGTCATCACAGCACTCGGCGCCACCATGCTCGCGCCTCTGGCGGCCGCGCCCGCTTGGGCGCAATCGCGTGGCCGCGCTGACCGCGCTTTCGAAGCCTTGGGCCGTCGCTGGCTCGATCGTTCGCTCCGACTTTCGCCGATCAATGCGACGACGACCGGCGATCACCGCTTCGATCACCTGGTTGACGATGTGAGCGCAGCGGGTCGCGCGGCGAGCCTGCGCTTTGCGCGCGAGACGTTGACGGCGCTCGAAGCGATCGATGCGAGCCAGCTTTCGCGTGCGAACCAAGTCGATGCGCTGATCCTCGGCAATTCGCTGCGTGCGCAGATTTGGCAAACTGAGACCTGGCAGAATTGGGCGTGGAATCCGCTGGGCTATCAGGGGCTCGCGGGTGGCGCGCTCTATGGCTTGATGGCGCGCGAGTTTGCGCCGTTGCCGCAGCGTTTGGAATCCGCCACCGCGCGTATGGAGCGTTTGCCGGATTTGCTGGCGCAAGCGCGCAATGCGCTGCAGCCCGCGCGCGTGCCCGCGCCGCATGCTGCGACGTACGCCGCGCAGAACCCCGGTCTGAAGAGCATCGTCAGCGGCATGATCGAGCCGCACAAAGGCGTGCTCAACGCGCGCAAGCGTGCACGGCTTGAGGCGGCGATTGCGACGTTCAACGCGGCGGTCGACGAGCATCAAGCTTGGATCGTCGGCACGCTCGTGCCGGCCGCGCAGGCGGAATTCCGCGCAGGCGCGGAGATTTTCGACACGCAATTGCGCTTCACGTTGCAATCGGATCTCACGCGCGCCGAAATCCGCCGCCGCGCTGACGCCGCCGTGATCAGCGTGCGCGAGGAAATGTACCGCGTTTCGAAGCTGGCGCTGGCTGGCCGTGCCGATGCGCCTGCAACGCCCGATGCGCCGACGCCGGAGCAACAACAGGCCGCGATCCGTGCGGCGCTCGATCTCGCCGCTGCCGATCGCCCCGCGCGTGATCGCGTCGTTCCGATCGCCACCGAGGGCGTGGAAGAAGCGCGGCGCTTCGTGGTGGAGCGCGATCTTATCACCGTGCCGGCAGAACCGGTGCGCGTGATCGACATGCCGGAATTCCAGCGCGGCGTCGCGGTTGCGTATTGCGACTCGCCCGGCCCGCTCGAACAGCATCTCGACACCTTCTACGCTGTCTCGCCGATCCCGGACGATTGGACCGAAGAGCAGTCGACGTCGTTCCTGCGTGAATATAACACGCGCCAATTGCTCGATGTGTCCGTACACGAAGCGATGCCGGGGCATTACACGCAGATCTGGCACTCGAACCGCTATCCCTCGACGTTGCGTGCGGTGCTGGGTTCGGGTTCGTTCGTCGAAGGCTGGGCGGTGTATGCGGAAGAGCTCATGGTGGAAGAAGGATTCCGCCGCGACGACCCGCTGTTCCGCCTGTCGCAATTGAAGATGCAATTGCGCTCGATTGCAAACGCCATCATCGATCAAGCCATCCATGTCGATGGCATGAGCCAAGACGAGATGATGCATTTCTTGACGCACACCGCGTTCCAGGAAGAGCGTGAGGCGGCCGGAAAATGGCGACGCGCGCAACTCTCGGTCACGCAACTCTCGACGTATTTCGTCGGCTTCCAGGAGCACCTGGAAACCCGCGCCGCCGCGCGTGTCGCGTGGGGCGATCAATTCAATCTGAAGCGTTACCATGATGGGGTGCTGTCGTTCGGCTCACCCCCATGCCGCTTCGCACGGCAATTGCTGCTGGATGAACCGATCCAATGA
- a CDS encoding thiamine pyrophosphate-dependent enzyme yields the protein MSRKNALDLHIPAPNARPGDKPDFSGWTFPEPGDTPRPDIDVSPSELRDYAYGLIRVLDMEGNALGAWAPHLDAETLRRGLKYMILTRAFDDRMYRAQRQGKTSFYMQSFGEEAISVAQSMVLSPEDMCFPSYRQQGLLIARDYPIVEMMNQIYSNKRDPMRGRQLPVMYSSKKDGFFTISGNLATQVPQAVGWAMASAYSGDVRIAATWLGDGSTAEGDFHAAMTFAAVYRAPVIINVVNNQYAISSFQGIAGGENTTFAARGVGYGMAPLRVDGNDFLAVYAVTQWAAERARANLGPTLIEHFTYRGGPHSTSDDPSRYRPADEGRSWPLGDPLERLKQHLISIGEWSDEQHRAAQEAAVEQVREAGREAEKEGVLGTEGAHPAQSMFEDVYKEMPWHLQEQRKQLEV from the coding sequence ATGAGCCGCAAGAACGCTCTTGATCTGCACATCCCGGCGCCGAATGCGCGTCCGGGCGACAAGCCGGACTTCAGCGGCTGGACCTTCCCCGAACCCGGCGACACGCCGCGGCCTGATATCGATGTCTCTCCGAGTGAATTGCGCGATTATGCGTACGGGCTCATTCGCGTGCTCGACATGGAAGGCAATGCACTGGGCGCGTGGGCGCCGCATCTCGATGCGGAAACGCTGCGCCGTGGCCTCAAATACATGATCCTCACGCGCGCGTTCGACGATCGCATGTATCGCGCGCAGCGTCAGGGCAAGACCAGCTTCTACATGCAGAGCTTCGGCGAAGAAGCGATCTCGGTGGCGCAATCGATGGTGCTGTCGCCGGAAGATATGTGCTTCCCGTCCTATCGTCAGCAGGGCCTGCTCATCGCGCGCGATTATCCAATCGTCGAGATGATGAATCAGATCTACTCGAACAAGCGCGATCCGATGCGCGGGCGGCAATTGCCGGTGATGTACTCATCGAAGAAGGATGGCTTCTTCACGATCTCGGGCAATCTCGCGACGCAAGTTCCGCAAGCTGTGGGCTGGGCGATGGCGTCGGCCTATTCGGGCGACGTGCGCATTGCCGCGACTTGGTTGGGCGACGGCTCAACGGCGGAAGGCGATTTCCACGCGGCGATGACATTCGCGGCCGTGTATCGCGCGCCGGTGATCATCAATGTCGTCAACAACCAATATGCCATTTCGTCCTTCCAAGGCATCGCCGGCGGTGAGAACACAACCTTTGCCGCGCGTGGCGTCGGCTACGGCATGGCGCCGTTGCGCGTGGATGGAAACGACTTCCTTGCGGTGTACGCGGTGACGCAATGGGCGGCCGAACGGGCGCGCGCCAATCTCGGGCCGACACTGATCGAGCATTTCACCTATCGCGGCGGCCCACATTCGACGTCGGATGATCCCTCCCGCTATCGCCCGGCTGATGAAGGCCGCTCGTGGCCGTTGGGCGATCCGCTGGAGCGCTTGAAGCAACACCTGATCTCGATCGGTGAATGGAGCGACGAGCAGCATCGCGCAGCGCAAGAAGCCGCGGTCGAGCAGGTGCGCGAAGCTGGTCGCGAAGCCGAGAAGGAAGGCGTGCTCGGCACGGAGGGCGCACACCCGGCGCAATCCATGTTCGAGGACGTTTACAAAGAGATGCCTTGGCACCTCCAAGAACAGCGCAAGCAATTGGAGGTCTGA
- a CDS encoding alpha-ketoacid dehydrogenase subunit beta encodes MATMTMIQALNSALDTMMARDSRVLTFGEDVGYFGGVFKVTEHLQQKYGPKRCFDAPINECGIAGTAIGMAVYGLRPVIEIQFADYMYPAYDQLVSEAARIRYRSANDFTVPMTVRMPYGGGIYGGQTHSQSPEALFTHVAGLKTVIPATPYDAKGLLISAIEDDDPVIFLEPKRVYNGPFDGRRDRPVIPWSKHPASEVPEGYYKIPLGKANIVREGAEMTILAYGTMVHVALAATEDSGIDAEVIDLRTLLPVDIETIKASVAKTGRCVILHEATRTSGYGAELAALVQEHCFYHLEAPIERVTGFDTPYPHALEWEYFPTPPRIIKAMRRAMEA; translated from the coding sequence ATGGCCACGATGACCATGATCCAGGCGCTCAATTCAGCGCTCGACACCATGATGGCGCGCGATTCGCGCGTGCTCACCTTCGGCGAAGACGTCGGCTATTTTGGCGGCGTGTTCAAAGTCACCGAACATCTGCAACAGAAGTACGGGCCCAAGCGCTGCTTCGATGCGCCGATCAACGAATGCGGCATCGCCGGCACGGCGATCGGCATGGCGGTGTACGGCCTGCGCCCGGTGATCGAGATCCAGTTCGCGGACTATATGTATCCCGCCTACGACCAGCTCGTGTCGGAAGCGGCGCGTATTCGCTATCGCTCGGCCAATGATTTCACCGTGCCCATGACGGTGCGCATGCCCTATGGCGGCGGCATTTATGGCGGCCAAACGCATAGCCAAAGCCCGGAAGCTTTGTTCACGCACGTCGCTGGCTTGAAGACGGTGATCCCGGCGACGCCGTATGATGCGAAGGGCTTGTTGATTTCGGCGATCGAGGACGATGATCCGGTGATCTTCCTTGAACCGAAGCGTGTCTATAACGGCCCGTTCGACGGTCGCCGCGATCGCCCGGTGATCCCGTGGTCGAAGCACCCGGCGTCTGAAGTGCCGGAAGGCTATTATAAAATTCCGCTCGGCAAGGCGAACATTGTGCGCGAAGGCGCGGAGATGACGATCCTCGCGTACGGCACGATGGTGCACGTCGCGCTCGCCGCCACCGAGGATAGCGGCATCGACGCCGAAGTGATCGATCTGCGCACGCTGCTGCCGGTCGATATCGAGACGATCAAGGCGTCGGTCGCAAAGACTGGCCGCTGCGTGATCTTGCACGAAGCCACACGCACCTCGGGCTACGGCGCGGAACTCGCAGCGCTCGTGCAGGAACATTGCTTCTATCACCTCGAAGCGCCCATCGAACGCGTCACGGGCTTTGACACGCCCTATCCGCACGCGCTCGAATGGGAGTATTTCCCAACCCCGCCGCGCATCATCAAAGCCATGCGCCGCGCGATGGAGGCGTAA